The DNA sequence CCAGGTGGCGCCCCGAGTAGTAGAGAAACGGGCCGGAGAACCGCTGCCACCACGGCTTGAGAATGGGCACCAGCGTGCCCTTGGCGAAGTGCGGGCGCAGCCAATCTTCGAAGACATGAATGATGCCCACGCCTGCCACGGCGGCGGCCACGCCGAGGTCCACACCCGCGCTGCCGCGAAGAATCAGCGGACCGGTGGGATCGACGCGCACCACCTTGCCGTCGCGCTCGAACTCCCAAGGGCGCGTGGGGCCACTGGAGAAGCCGCCGGTCAGACAGGCGTGCGCGGTCAGCTCCCGAGGATGCTTGGGCCGTCCGTGAGCCTCGACATAGCTGGGTGAGGCGGCCGTCGCGAAGCACTGCACCCGCGGGCCGATGGGCACCGCGATCATGTCTTTCTCGAGGCGCTCCTCGTAGCGGATCCCCGCGTCACAACCGGCGGCGATCACGTCCACGAGGTTGCTCTCGGCGATCACCTCGAGCTGGATCTCGGGATACTTGGCAAGAAATGCAGGAATGATGGATGGGAGTACGAAGCGCGCCGCGCTCACCGGAACATTGAGGCGCAGCATCCCGGCGGGCGCCTCGGCAAAGCGGGAGAGCCCGGCGACGGCCGCGTCGACCTCGCCCAGGGCTGGCCGCAGTCTCTCGAGCAACCGCTGACCCGCCTCGGTGGGGGTGACGCTGCGGGTGGTGCGGTGGAGCAGCCGGACCTTGAGCTCTTCCTCGAGTCGCCCGACGGCGTCGCTCAAGCCCGAGGCGCTGCCGCCGCTGAGTCGGGCGGCCTCGCGGAAGCCGCGGGCCTCTGCGACCACCACGAACGCCTGGAGCTCGCTGAGGTCCGCTTTCACTGTTCGATCCTCCGGACAGGCCGTTCGGATCATGGTCGATTGTCGCGCAGTGCGGCAACGCTTACTCGTGGGGTGTCACGCTTCAGCGAGGCCAAAGATGCGAGCTCAAACGGTTGTCACAGATTCGAAGGCGTTCATCATCACCGGGCCCACGGCAGGCATTGGCCGGGCCACGGCGTTCGAGCTGGCCAAGCACGGAACGGTGGTGCTGGTCGGCCGCGATCGCGAGAGGCTCGCCGAGGTGCAGAAGCGCATCGAGCGCAAGGGACAGCGCGCGGTCGCGGTGGTGTGCGACCTGTCGGATCTCGCGAGCGTGAAGCGCGCGGCGGCCGAGGTCATCGCACTGCAGCTTCCCATCGCTGGTCTTCTCAACAACGCCGGCATCATGCAGACGCGGCCTACCCAGAACGCCCGCGGTTGGGACCTGTCCTTTGCGACGAACCACCTTGGGCCCTTCGCGTTGACGGAGGCGCTCGCGCCGCACCTGCCCGATGGAGCGAATGTGCTCTTCGTCGGCTCGGCCGTGGAGGATCCCGAGCGGAAGCCGGCGGTGGCGGCGGGGTTTCGGGGTGCCCGCTACCTCTCGGCGGAAGCGAGCACGCGAGGCGAGTGGAGACCCGGGGGCTCGGCGAAGCCCGGGATGGACGCGTACGCCACGTCGAAGCAATGCAGCATCGTTACCGCGCTGGTCCTGGCGCGCGAGCTGCCGCGCCTGCACATCAACGCGGTCGAGCCCGGGTTCACGCCGGGGACGAGCCTCGGCCGCGACGCGCCGGTCATCGTGCGCGCCCTGTCCAAGGTGCTCATCCCGGTGCTGGTGCCGCTGCTGATGCCGTTCGTGAAGATCCTCAGCACGCCCAAGCGCTCGGCCCAGGTGCTCACGCGGATCCTCACGGACGCCTCGGGTCGGACCGGGATCTACTTTGATGAGCGCGGCGAGGCGATGACCGGCTCGGTTGAGCTGCGCGACACGCAATTTCAAGATCGCGTCGTCGCCGAGACCCG is a window from the Deltaproteobacteria bacterium genome containing:
- a CDS encoding LysR family transcriptional regulator yields the protein MKADLSELQAFVVVAEARGFREAARLSGGSASGLSDAVGRLEEELKVRLLHRTTRSVTPTEAGQRLLERLRPALGEVDAAVAGLSRFAEAPAGMLRLNVPVSAARFVLPSIIPAFLAKYPEIQLEVIAESNLVDVIAAGCDAGIRYEERLEKDMIAVPIGPRVQCFATAASPSYVEAHGRPKHPRELTAHACLTGGFSSGPTRPWEFERDGKVVRVDPTGPLILRGSAGVDLGVAAAVAGVGIIHVFEDWLRPHFAKGTLVPILKPWWQRFSGPFLYYSGRHLVPAPLRAFIDFIKASR
- a CDS encoding SDR family NAD(P)-dependent oxidoreductase codes for the protein MRAQTVVTDSKAFIITGPTAGIGRATAFELAKHGTVVLVGRDRERLAEVQKRIERKGQRAVAVVCDLSDLASVKRAAAEVIALQLPIAGLLNNAGIMQTRPTQNARGWDLSFATNHLGPFALTEALAPHLPDGANVLFVGSAVEDPERKPAVAAGFRGARYLSAEASTRGEWRPGGSAKPGMDAYATSKQCSIVTALVLARELPRLHINAVEPGFTPGTSLGRDAPVIVRALSKVLIPVLVPLLMPFVKILSTPKRSAQVLTRILTDASGRTGIYFDERGEAMTGSVELRDTQFQDRVVAETRALLASAKI